Below is a genomic region from Ahaetulla prasina isolate Xishuangbanna chromosome 16, ASM2864084v1, whole genome shotgun sequence.
CGGGTCAGTGACAgggttccttcccttccctaccaccCTCACGATGTCCCCGGGTGGGGTGGCACTGCCCCACTGAGCCCCTTGGGGTGGGGCTGCTACCTCCAGAGAAGCCGGCTGCCTCCTGTCCTGGGGGGCTTGGGCATTTCGAGGAGATGGCTGCCATTTGCTGAAGCAGGGAAACAAGACAGCCTGGGGAAAACGAGAGGCAAACCATCGGGAACCAGAGAATGTTTTGAGGAGGGGGTGCGAAGCCAGCCACACACTCTGCCCGGCTTTCAGGGCTCATAACCCCTCTTGGTCCTAATAGCTCCTTGCTCGTAAAATCTGCCGAGTCTGCAAAGCTCAGAGCCCCCAAGGGGGAAAGCATTGCTGtgagacccccccctccccatttctatCCCTGCAGAATTACTTGGGGAGGAGCAggtgaaggagaggagaggagagagagagagagagagagagagagagagagagagagagagagaggctccgCAGGGAGGTTGGGGCTCATCCCTGAACTCGGCTCTTCAAAATAATCTCCTTTCCAAGCGCTTCCCATccgccttcacacacacacaagcacacacggaGAAGGAAGGCAGTTTCCAGTCCTGCCAGAAGTGGACCAGGGGGGCTGCAAGAATTTGGGTGGCTGCTGCCCCCCAAATACGTGACCAGCAGAGACCCCGTGATGCAGAAGCTTAGAGGCCctccaggcagggagggagggagggagggagagagagggagggagtgaatgGGGTGGGGATAGGCAGTGCCCCCTGTGCCCGGCTGTCCCCCTAGCACCCATCAGGCTTGGCCCTTTCCCACCCTAGTGGACCTTCTCCTTCCcaggacttcctgacggacctcaTGATGTCCGAGGTCGACCGCTGCGGGGAGAACGAGCACCTGATCTTCCGAGAAAACACACTGGCCACCAAAGCCATTGAGGAGTACCTGAAGCTGGTGGGGCAGAAGTACCTGCAGGACGCCTTAGGTAAGGCGGTGGGGGGATCGGGCCCTGCCTGCCCCTTCCCCTCCATAGGGGCTTTCCCAAGCTTTGGGGCAGCTGCTGTTGAACCTGACGGAAGGCGGAGCTTCTCCAGTTCCATTGCAGAACTCTGCAGTTCCTTGCAGAGCTGAGTTGCTGCGTGCGGGGACTTCCCCCCTGAGATGCTGGCTTTCCAGCCCCAGCCAAGAGGCATTGAGGACAGGGTGCTCAGCAACCCTTCTTGCCCACCGAAACGAAATCTTCTCCTAACCTTCCCGGCTGTTCACAGCTAGGAATCGCCAGAAGGCTTGTGGCCCTCAGCTGCTTTGCTGTGCGGCTTCTGGCTCGACTTCCTTGGGATCTGCTCGCTCTAAGCCGAGACAGCAAAGCCAATttctgctttggggggggggggcaggagcaGGCGGGGGCAGCATGGAACCCGTGAAATGGAGGCGTTTGGTTTTGGGCTCGGGGAGGGGGGCTTTTGCGTTGGGAGCCTGTCACTGGAAGAACTTCCACAGTGTCTTGTTTACATCGCTCCCCTGTTCCCCTCTCTAGATTGGCAGCAGTCATGAGGACCAGTAACTTGATTTGCCCCAGGGTGGTGCTTCAGAAGCCCCTTAGCTTTCTTTCCTTGGGCTCCCCTAGAATCAGGGGCTTCACTGGCTTccgtttattttttccccctccctgcaCTCGCAGGAGAGTTCATCAAGGCGCTGTACGAATCGGACGAAAACTGCGAGGTGGATCCCAGCAAGTGTTCCTCTTCGGATCTCCTGGAGCACCAGAGCAACCTGAAGATGTGCTGCGAACTGGCCTTTTGCAAGATCATTAACTCGTACTGGTAGGTGGGTTGCGCTGCCAGAGTttgcttgggggtgggagggggatgcGGGGAGAGACAGGCAGGAGTTTGCTTCGACCCCAGAGAGGTTGGGGGGCAGGCAGTGTCCCCGGAGGGCTGCTCTGTCCACGCTGGCTGCTGGCTGCATTTCCTCCCTTGGCCGTGGATGGGGAGATTGCAAAGCAGCCAGGAGATGGCCAACTGATCCGGCTCGCTCTTGGGCTTTTAATAGCTTCTCCTGTGGCCAAACCACCAGAGCAGTGGTCAGACGCAGGAGCAGAGGATCTTGAGGGATCTGGCAGCCTCTgggccaggagtctccaaactcggcaactttaagactggtggacttcaactcccagaattcctcagccagccatgctttgggACTCAGCTTTATTTTTGGAGAGATGCCCAGGTGGCAGTGCCTACGTTTTCCTCCAGATGCCCGGGGCCCAGAAAGGGAACATGGGCATCCCCTGGGGGCAGCCATTCCTCCCACGAAGCCCCTCTCTAACCGGCCTCCCTCTCTCCGCAGCGTCTTTCCCCGGGAGCTGAAGGAGGTTTTCGCCTCATGGCGCCAAGAGTGCAGCAGCCGCGGCCGGCCGGACATCAGCGAGCGGCTGATCAGCGCCTCCCTCTTCCTCCGCTTCCTCTGCCCGGCCATCATGTCGCCCTCCCTCTTCAACCTGCTCCAGGAGTATCCGGATGACCGCACTGCCCGGACCCTGACCCTCATCGCCAAGGTCACCCAAAACCTGGCCAATTTTGCCAAGTAAGGCTCCTCTGGGTTGATCAGCTGATTTTAGGGGGGTGGGGGTCATTGAGTGGCCAGTTTGGCACTGTCAGTTTCATCCCGTGAGATCATAGGGACTAGAAACCTGAAAGTGTCAAGATTCCCAAGCACCTGCCTTTGGTTCTCCGCTACTCCTCATTTCCAATTCGGGGTTTGGTCTAAAAGGGAAGAACTCATCTCCCTCCCCAGCCTTCTGCACACACAgacacttctccccccccccccattatgaATTTTTTAAAGCCTCTGAAAGTGAGAaaaacatttggggggggggagaacgacACAGATCCCAGCCACCCTACCAGCTTGCTACTTAAGtccagagctttgctggaaacAAATCCTTCCACTGGCTTTCCTGACTAGTTCTGAGCTGCTtatccttaaaaaaaagaaagagagagagagagaacgaaagagacagagacagagagagagaaagaaagaaagagacaaagagagaaaaagagaatgaaagagaaagagacagagagaaagagagagagagaatgaaagagaaagagacagagagagaaagaaagagacaaagagagagaaagaagaagaaaaagaggaagaaagagaaaagagaaagtgaaagaaagagacaaagagagaaaaagagaatgaaagagaaagagacagagagaaagagagagagagaatgaagagaaagagacagagagaagagagaaagagagagaaagaagaagaaaagaggaagaaagagaaagagaaagtgaaagaaagagacaaagagagaaaaagagaatgaaagagaaagagacagagagaaagagagagagagaatgaaagagaaagtgagaaagaaagagaaagagaaagaaagagacagagaaacaaagagagagaaagaaagagagagagaaagaaagacagagagaaagaaaaagagaggaagaaagtgaaagaaagaaacagagagaaaaagagacagagagagaaagagagagagaaagagagatcatAGACCCGCAATGATGCAACCTCCAAAATTCAGGGCCGGGCACCGTGTGGTTCTGCCTGGCTGTGCCCACTCACTCCCTTCTCGCGATCGGTGCTTAGGGTTGACATTTGCCCTAAGCGGGGAGCACTGTGGCTGCTCCCCCACCCCACAAGCCTGCCTGGCCCAGGTTCCCCATTTACACTGCGCCTTCCCTGCTCCTTAAAGTGCCCACCTTGCCTGGCTTTGCCAGCTTGGAGACGGCAGTTAAATTCCTGCCGGGCGTTAGCCAGGTTCCGATCGTCCTCCTCTGCCTTGGGCCGCAGGTTTGGGAGCAAGGAAGAGTACATGTACTTCATGAACCAGTTTCTGGAGCACGAATGGACGAACATGCAGCGCTTTCTCCTGGAGATCTCCAACCCAGAGACCATCTCCAACACGGCCGGCTTTGAGGGCTACATCGACCTGGGCCGGGAGCTGGCCACTCTGCACTCCCTGCTCTGGGAGGTGGTGGCACAGCTGGATCAGGTAATGCCCTTCAGGGCACAGCAAAAGGTTGGGGAGACCCACATCCAAAACAGCCCCCGAAGGGCCGGGCGGGGCTTCCTTGGCGCCAAGGGTGCCAGCTGTGACGACTCCGAAGCGCTGTGGCTGGAGGCCTTTCGAGAAATGGACCTTGGTTTTTCCTCCCTTGCAGAACACGGCCACCAAGCTGGGTCCCTTGTCGCGCCTCCTCAGGGACGTCAACGGCGCTCTGAGCAACCCGTCCTGCGTGCAGGTCTCGGTCACGAGCGACCCGGCCGCCTCCACCCCAAATGCTGGCAACGGcatctctgtggggctccagaaGATGGTCCTTGAGAGCGACCTGTCTGGGTAAGAGCGGACAGGCTGGTCTGGCGGTGGGAGCCAGGGAGGGGTGGCAGGGAGGCGGTCCTGGGCCTGGTGAGACCCCCGTGCGCTCTGGGGACCCTAAAGTGGAAGAGGCTGAGGCTGACGGGCAGGCGGGCGGGGGGCAGAGGCAAAGTTTAATCGCACAGGCCAAAGACACACACGGCACCTGCTGTCAAGAACAGACACCTTGGCAATGCTCCACAGGACAGTGAATAATGGTGGGCGAGGGTCCCTGAGGGTGCAAAGCTCTCCGGGGTGGATTCCTGGCAGTAGCAGCATGTTCTTCACCTGAGCATGGCGGATGTGAtgcgcttgcttgcttgctgtccTCTGCGGAGcgcgtttctctctctctctgtctcgctgccgtttctccttttcttcttcttctttgtcgtcgtcttcttcttctcttcctcctcctccttcctcttctccttatgCATTTTTATTTCCCCCACAGTCTGATAGATTTCACACGGTTACCGTCTCCAACCCCTGAAAACAAGGACTTGTTTTTTGTCACAAGGTCTGTGGGGGCTCAGCCGTCACCCGCCCGGAGCTCCAGCTACTCGGAGGCCAATGAGCCCGACGTCCAGATGGCCAATGGCAGCAAGAGCCTCTCCATGGTGGACTTGCAGGACAATCGTCTTTTGGACGGCGGGGGCGGTGGGCTGGGGGCTGCCGAAGCGCTTCCCGAGAGCCACCCCTCCGCCGGGCAGGCCTGGGGCACGCGGACTCAACAGAGCGGCGCAACGGGCACTGCCACCGTGCGCCGCTCCGCACAGACGCCCACCACCCCCAACGCCGAGAACGCCCCTGGCCGGCCGCAGCTGCTGGCCCCCCTCTCCTTCCAGAACCCCGTCTACCAGATGGCGGCCGGCTTGCCGCTGTCCCCCCGGGGACTGGCCGACTCGGGCTCCGAGGGCCACAGCTCGCTCAGCTCCCACAGCAACAGCGAAGACTTGGCGGCGGCCACCAAGCACGGGTTCGGCAACCCCAGCGTCCCAGAGGACTTTGCCCGGCGTGCCGGAGAACTGGCCCGCCGGCAGCTCTCTGTCACCGAGAAGGGCGGGCAGCCGACGATGCCCCGGCAGAACAGTGGCGGCCCCCAGCGGCGGATAGAccagcccccgcccccgccccctcccccgcccatcACTCGGGGCAGGACCCCTCCTTCCTTGCTGAGCACCTTGCAGTACCCCCGGCCGGCCAGCGGGGGCCTGCTTTCCTCCTCGCCTGACTGGCCAGGCAGCGGTGCCCGCCTGCGCCAGCAGTCCTCCTCTTCCAAGGGAGACAGCCCCGAAATGAAACAGCGCACCATGCACAAGCAGGTGAGTGGGGCAGCCCGGGGGCCATGGGGAGGCGGGCCAGGCCATGAGTCCCACAGAGCCCCTCTAATGCACACTGGCTTCTACCCCCCGTCTCCTGGGTCTCTGCTGCCCACGTTGGCCTCACTGGCCACCCGTCTCTGCCCGCTGCTCACCCAGCACAGAGGATGCCCATTTGAGATCTCGTGTGTGCTACGTCTGCCCACTCCAGAGGAGCCATATCTGTCACCAGCCCTGGGACCACAGTGGGGGGAGCTGAACTGCcttccgccccgcccctcccgcCCATCACTCGGGGCAGGACCCCTCCTTCCTTGCTGAGCACCTTGCAGTACCCCCGGCCGGCCAGCGGGGGCCTGCTTTCCTCCTCGCCTGACTGGCCAGGCAGCGGTGCCCGCCTGCGCCAGCAGTCCTCCTCTTCCAAGGGAGACAGCCCCGAAATGAAACAGCGCACCATGCACAAGCAGGTGAGTGGGGCAGCCCGGGGGCCATGGGGAGGCGGGCCAGGCCATGAGTCCCACAGAGCCCCTCTAATGCACACTGGCTTCTACCCCCCGTCTCCTGGGTCTCTGCTGCCCACGTTGGCCTCACTGGCCACCCGTCTCTGCCCGCTGCTCACCCAGCACAGAGGATGCCCATTTGAGATCTCGTGTGTGCTACGTCTGCCCACTCCAGAGGAGCCATATCTGTCACCAGCCCTGGGACCACAGTGGGGGGAGCTGAACTGCCttccgcccccctccccccaaagcaCCTCTGCCTTTTCTTATCAGTTAATGCTGTAAATCTTGGAGCTGTTTGCTCACCTTCAGCCCCGTCAATCTCTGCCTGAAGCTCAAATAAGGGCCATGCTGCCCCTTGAAAGTATGGCTCAGCTTTTGGGTCCCACGATGGCTGCTCCGTGGACTGGGGTCTTCCCCAGACGGATGTCCCACTCCCATTTCTACCTCTTCGTGGGAAGGCTTGCAATTTGCATCTCTTCTTGGGGTTCTTGGCTTCCCCTCCAAGAAAGCCGGCCACCTGTGGCTGATCCCCCTCTCAATTGTCCACATATTAAAAGCCCCCCCCAACAGAACATCTGAAGGGGGTCTCTGCTTCAGCTAAAGCAAAGCATCTGAAACTATGTGAGATGCCCACCTCCCTCACTGGAACCCGTGCAAAGCCGGGACCCCTGTCGAACCCAGCCTTCCCATCCCTGGCAGCCTCCAGGCGTGCCAACTTCCATGTCCAAGAGCACCCCCACACCAGCAGGGCCGAACCCCCACTCGGAGTGAGAGGGCCATTCTCCACCCCCCTCTGCTCCCCCAAGGGCATCGTGTCCACTTCACTTCCGCCTTATGCCTCCTTTTCTCCCCGCGGTGCCTTCCTTGCAGGCCCCTTCTCCGGTGAACCCCAATGCGCTGGACCGCACGGCCGCCTGGCTCTTGAACATGAACGTGCAGTTTCTGGAAGAGGAAAACGTGGAGGCGGAATGCAAGCTCAGGAGTAAAGACGAGCTCAGCCAGGAGGAAAAGGTAACGGAGAAACCATGGTTGTTTTTCCTTCTGAGCTCCTGGTCCTGGGAAGACCGAGAGACGCTCAGCCTCAAGGCCCTGAACTAGCTGTAAAAATTCATCCCTTGGACTTCCTCCACCCGCTCCCACTTCCTTTGCCCTTTCTGCACTTCCCTCTCGCTTGCCCTGCTCACCCCATTCTCCCGGGGGTGCCCCGCCAAGCATATTTAGGAGTTCAGGAGTGAAACGAGGagaccttggtgctgtctgagcttggtggtttcacttgcaaacgtttcacgacccaactagggaacatcatcagtgctagaaaggagggggGTTCTTGCATTCCCTTCTCGCCTCGATAGTAGGACAGACCCGTGCCTGCTTTCAAAGAGGGGGGGCTGCTGCTGTGGCACAGCTGGtctagccctgcctttcctcccttcccctttgcccccctcccccgcccagtATCAGCAAGATATGGCAGTGCTGCAGGACAAGCTGCGCCAATCTGCCAAGAAGCTGGAGGAGTACGAAGTGCGCTTCCGGTGCCAGGAGGAGGGCACGCAGAAGCTGGCGCTAGAGTACCAAGCCCGGCTGGAGGAGAGCGAGGAACGGCTGCGGAGGCAGCAAGAAGACAAGGAAATACAGATGAAGGGCATCATCAGCAGGTAAGTAGGTGGGGGGACATCCTTGCTCTGTGCCCCCCACAAAAGGCACAGGGGATGCCTCCAGGGGCCCCATTCCGACCAGCATAGCCcacgcacaggggtgaaatccagcaggttctgagagcttctggagaaccggtagaggaaattttgagcaattcggagaattGGCAGatgccacctctagctggccccagagtggggtgggaatgcatattttgcagtatccttcccctgccgtgcccaccaagccacacccacagaaccggtagtaaaaaaaattggatttcaccactgcccacgcGGGTCTGGCATTTACACCTGGATGCGCAGCCAGAATTTCTTTACCAAAGGGAGGGTGTccaaaaatggagggggggggaagaaggggagaaagGCTGTACCATTGAGAGGGGACCCCTTTTCCCACCCCCAGGCTGATGTCGGTGGAGGAGGAGCTCAAGAAGGATCACGCGGAAATGCAGGCGGCTGTGGACTCCAAGCAGAAGATCATCGATGcgcaggtgggggagggggcgctCTCTCTGAGCTGCACGTTGGGATGGGGAACAGGGTGGGTGTTAAATGCAGGGGACCAAAAACGGTCGAGGAAACACTTCGGAGTAATTCCCGATTTGCTGCTTGCTGAGAGacggaatcttgccaaactaaagcacaaATCTGCGTAACTCTTAAATGTATCCGGGGGGGGTGGGGTCAGGGAAGGGGCTGTCTCTCTTCCTGCCTACCAAGGATTCCAGGCTGAGCTGACTCTTGGCACcttggaaacacacacacatatacacacacacaactcttcACCACCTTCCACCCCAGgggttcctcctccccccccactttcagGAAGGTCAAACTAAGGAGCTGCCTGGTGTCTCATTTCCCCAGTGTCACGTGGAGCTTCTGCCCACACAGGCGTTGGTCCCCCTGGCACCAACCAGGCCGAGTGAGGCTGCTGGGAGGGCTATGCTACCTGAGCAGCTCCAGGGATTTGCCCGGCTCCTCGTATCTCCGAGGCGGCCCTTCTCCGCAGCCCTGGCCCATTAGAGGCAATCAGAGATGCTGCTGGTCTCAGCAagagccccccgccccccctccaGCTCATCCATTAATTAGTCCACCGGCTGGATCGATTCAGGGTCGAGAGGCAGAGACAGCCAGGAGATCTTCATCAGCCGCCCGAGGCGAGGCTGGAGGACAAGCACCTTCCTAGGGGAACCTGCCTCTCAACAATCATGCCAGGCACGGACGGAGAGATGGTTGCTCCTTTGCTGCAAATCAATAGCGCAGGCGCCTCCTTGGGAAACAAAGATGTCGGGCGCTGGAAAGCCTAGAAAAGAGGAAGTAAATGGCCCCAAATTCAAAAAAAGGGGCTCGAGTCCCCGTTGCCATCTCTCCTCCTGGCCTGCGTGTGTTCCCTTTTCTCTACCTTGGTGACTGTGAGAAATGTGGACTTCCAGAATCGCACAgccggctggacttcaactcccagtactCCCCAGGTAGcatgctggaattctgggagttgaagtcaccaaGGTTGGGAGAAACTGTCCCGGAAAGATTGTGGTGTTGTCGAGGTTCTGAAAGTTAAATTGCTTCCTGTCCCAGATAACAAAAACGCTTCAGCTGGGGAGAATCTTTCCAAAGTAGGAAAGGGGCTAACTTCGCACTGACCGTCTGTGTCCCCTTTTGCCACCCAGGAGAAACGCATCGCCTCCTTGGACGCAGCCAACGCCCGGCTCATGAGCGCCCTCACGCAGCTGAAAGAGAGGTACAGCACGCAAACCCGCAATGGGATCTCCCCCACCAACCCGACTAAATTGCAGATCACCGAGAGCGGTGAATTCCGGAACAGCAGCAGCTGTTAACCCAGGGACCGGCTGCTGCGGGCGTGCGAGAGCGAGAGGAGAGCCAAGTCAAGCGCCCAGGAGGGGTGAGCTACCTGGCATGGGCCTGGCACTCCCCTGGACCGCCTCCTCCAGCGGGCAAAGCCAagtggaaacccccccccccgagccctcTTCGCCAGCAGCCCCTGGCCCAGGGATGGCGCTGATTTGCACAGGAGCCTCCAACCGAGCAGGAGCGAAGCCACTTGTCCAAAGAAGATGCTTCAACAGCAAAGCCAGGAATGCGGAGAGACTTCTGACGTGCCCAGCACCCTGTTACAGCGAGTTCTCTCTGACCTGTCGTACCTCCTGGCACTGCCACCACCCTGGAATTTGCCCTGCTAGGCGCCGCCACATCTCACCGGGTGCTCATTCGGTGCCAGGGGCCTCGTCCCCCCTTCATCCGGGGCATGGCACCTCCTCCCAGCCCCAACAGAGCTCATCAAGGAACGGAGGAGGAATTGGGGCAGCTCAGGGGCTCCATCATGGGCAGAAGGAGTCTCTGCAGAGGTGTTAGATGCGTCTCTGTGTGAGTCCCTGAAGAATGACTGCCAGCCAGAAAACCTCAACCCCAGCCGGAAAGTTCAAAGTCCGTTTAAAGATGTTCCTCTCTCTCTCGGTTTAAGTTTGCAGAGTTAATTTGGGGAGGTGTCAACTTTTATCAGCACGGATCCCCCCTTCCAGCACTTAGCCCCCCCTTCCGCATTTCTGCCCCAAGGGCCGGAGACAAGGCCAAAAATAAAGGGCAAAGGGCAGAAGGAGATGAGCGAGGCTGACCACCCTGCATCTAGGCA
It encodes:
- the DAB2IP gene encoding disabled homolog 2-interacting protein — translated: MSMNGRKSGGRPSYYYRLLRRSRLQRQRSRSRSRSRAFHRDSPPERTGQRRGMPGGALEKNPSMDLAATTPFRVTGFLSRQLKGSIKRTKSQSKLDRHSSFRHVLPGFRSADHERSHLMPRLKESRSHESLLSPGSAVEALDLSMEEEVVIKPVHSSILGQDFCFEVTTSSGSKCFSCRSAAERDKWMENLRRAVHPNKDNSRRVENMLQLWIIEAKELPAKKRYLCELCLDEALYARTTCKLKTDNVFWGEHFEFNNLPPLRGIAVHLYKETDKKKKKDKTNFIGLVSIPAGSVTGRQFVEKWYPVVTPNPSKGKSGGPMIRIKSRYQSMSVLPMETYKEFAEYVTNNYMVLCSVLEPLLSVKNKEEMASALVHILQSTGKAKDFLTDLMMSEVDRCGENEHLIFRENTLATKAIEEYLKLVGQKYLQDALGEFIKALYESDENCEVDPSKCSSSDLLEHQSNLKMCCELAFCKIINSYCVFPRELKEVFASWRQECSSRGRPDISERLISASLFLRFLCPAIMSPSLFNLLQEYPDDRTARTLTLIAKVTQNLANFAKFGSKEEYMYFMNQFLEHEWTNMQRFLLEISNPETISNTAGFEGYIDLGRELATLHSLLWEVVAQLDQNTATKLGPLSRLLRDVNGALSNPSCVQVSVTSDPAASTPNAGNGISVGLQKMVLESDLSGLIDFTRLPSPTPENKDLFFVTRSVGAQPSPARSSSYSEANEPDVQMANGSKSLSMVDLQDNRLLDGGGGGLGAAEALPESHPSAGQAWGTRTQQSGATGTATVRRSAQTPTTPNAENAPGRPQLLAPLSFQNPVYQMAAGLPLSPRGLADSGSEGHSSLSSHSNSEDLAAATKHGFGNPSVPEDFARRAGELARRQLSVTEKGGQPTMPRQNSGGPQRRIDQPPPPPPPPPITRGRTPPSLLSTLQYPRPASGGLLSSSPDWPGSGARLRQQSSSSKGDSPEMKQRTMHKQAPSPVNPNALDRTAAWLLNMNVQFLEEENVEAECKLRSKDELSQEEKYQQDMAVLQDKLRQSAKKLEEYEVRFRCQEEGTQKLALEYQARLEESEERLRRQQEDKEIQMKGIISRLMSVEEELKKDHAEMQAAVDSKQKIIDAQEKRIASLDAANARLMSALTQLKERYSTQTRNGISPTNPTKLQITESGEFRNSSSC